The following is a genomic window from Armatimonadota bacterium.
GCTGTCGCGGACTCCGGCGTCATCTCGTACTCCTGCCCCGTGCTCTCGATAAACGCGGGCGAAACCCGCGGCTCGGGCAATGTCCACATGACATTGTTGACTCCCAGCGCGACGTCGCTGGACATCTCGATGCTCTGCGCCAACTCCCAGGCTTTCTCCGCCAGGGCTTTGCCGTACGCGTCAACGCGCTCCCAGCCGGAGCCGAAGTCCCCGGTGTGCGTCTGGTCGCCTTGGGCTCCGTTGAAGAACAACGCGATGCCCTGGCGCCGCAGCGCGTTCTCCAGCGCCTGGCACATCGCGCCCGGCCATTCGCCCGAGATGTCGAAGTTGCTGGCGCCCATGATGGTGGGGTGGGCGGTGAAATTCACGACGAGCGCCAGCGTGCGCGCGGCCGGACCGATGCCCAGGTTGGCCACCTTCATCACCGTCATGGTCGGGTCAACCAAGTCGCCGCCGGTGTCCCGACGGTTGCGATTGAACCCCTCGAGTCGAGCCGAAGCGAAGCCAAGCTGCGCGCCCTGTACGCGCATGTTGGCGATGCGGATGGACTCGGCGATGCGCGTTGCCATCCATTCGAAGAACTGCGGGTGGAACTTGCCGAACGCGAGCGGCCACACGTCGCCGCCGGGATGCAGACATTCGGGCGCCGAGTGGTCATGGGCGGCGGCAAGCAGGACGGTGTTCTCATCGAGGCCTATGTCCGCGACCTTCTGCGCCACCCTCTGCTTCAGGCCGCCGGGTATGATCAGCAGGTCGGTCGAGACAAGCGCGACCTTCGTGCGACCGTCGGCGAGCACCAGCGCGCGGGAGAACATGTCATCGTGCACCCCCTGCGCCGGCTTTCCCTGGCGCTCCCCGAAGCCGGCGAGCGATATGGTCGGGAACTCCTCGAGCGAAGGCGTGATATTGACCTTACCCTCACCCGCGGCCACGGCACCGGCCGGCGGCGCGCCGAGCGTCATGATGATGATGACGGTCCCTGCGCACATGCCCCAAAGGAACAGCCTGGCAAATTCCATCGTACGCCTCCGCGAGAAAGATCACTCTTATTTACTATATTGTCAACCAACGGGGGGCATTCCTGCCTCGGCAGCAGCCGGCACGGCGACCCGACGCAGTCCTGAGTCGCACAGGCCTCAACCGGAAGTCGCAGTGCTTCACCCGGCTCACCGGGAATCGCGGCGCTCTGGACAGGCTAGAACTGGAAGTAGATGAACTCCGCGCCGACCGCGCCGTAGAGCATAATCGCCGCCGCAGCTGCGGTGTAGAGGATCGGGACAAGCCAGCGCGGGTAGGCGCGCAGAGTCGGATCCCAGGTGCGCCAGGAGGCGAGGGCGTGCGCCGCGGCAAGCGCGGCAAGCGGCAGCCAAGCGGCGACCGGCACCTCGAAGTTGACGATGCGGGGCGACCATTCGAACAGCATGTGGCG
Proteins encoded in this region:
- a CDS encoding neutral/alkaline non-lysosomal ceramidase N-terminal domain-containing protein, which encodes MEFARLFLWGMCAGTVIIIMTLGAPPAGAVAAGEGKVNITPSLEEFPTISLAGFGERQGKPAQGVHDDMFSRALVLADGRTKVALVSTDLLIIPGGLKQRVAQKVADIGLDENTVLLAAAHDHSAPECLHPGGDVWPLAFGKFHPQFFEWMATRIAESIRIANMRVQGAQLGFASARLEGFNRNRRDTGGDLVDPTMTVMKVANLGIGPAARTLALVVNFTAHPTIMGASNFDISGEWPGAMCQALENALRRQGIALFFNGAQGDQTHTGDFGSGWERVDAYGKALAEKAWELAQSIEMSSDVALGVNNVMWTLPEPRVSPAFIESTGQEYEMTPESATALIGSLFPTKHRLQAIRVGDGVFMSVPGEAIVELGLAMKDDAVGLGAKYPVVVGLGNDYIGYILSPEQYGLGGYESGTSFYGPQLGAILVSQMKQTARPLFAPQ